In Lotus japonicus ecotype B-129 chromosome 5, LjGifu_v1.2, one genomic interval encodes:
- the LOC130718956 gene encoding uncharacterized protein LOC130718956, with translation MMAQNKQHLLHELLKEDQEPFLLKNYISHRRNQLKRPSQKPTHLQVKKQKPPLQPPPTTTTTTVHKNNSNNNNFLCRNACFLGATTKSPLFELVKSPCRSPSNAIFLQIPAKTASRLLDAALRIQKNQSKTKLPSNKNSFALLGSFFKRLTQRGGRTRRTEIEGRNNVKVSVKDLLRWDSSNNRKSSTSVEEKLKKENGFVVECSCDGRASSAVWSEKSMEMGEDEEEEETSTSCGGHSCEKENAVCDCFDDDRAFFCQSPFRFVLQKSPSASSGHRTPEFSSAAASSSRCGTQDKENNVANGVNEFQSEEEKEQCSPVSILETPFEDDDDYDGHENDEEDDGYDLECSYANVQRTKQQLLDRLSRFEKLAELDAIELEKRMLDQEDEFVTYSEEDDDGETSCEEKTPEDLKRLVHDLIMEEERELGSSEDRNMVMRRVCRKLELWREVEPNTIDMMMEEDFSREENGWKKNSEQKRELAAEIELAIFCFLVDEVSEELVC, from the exons ATGATGGCTCAAAACAAGCAACACTTGCTGCACGAACTCCTTAAGGAAGATCAAGAACCATTCCTTCTAAAGAACTACATTTCCCACCGCCGCAACCAGCTGAAAAGACCTTCTCAAAAGCCCACTCATCTCCAAGTCAAGAAACAAAAACCACCGTTACAACCACCACCAACAACCACAACAACCACCGTGCATAAAaataactccaacaacaacaacttccTCTGCAGAAACGCTTGCTTCCTCGGAGCAACAACAAAATCTCCACTCTTCGAACTCGTTAAGAGTCCATGCAGGTCACCCTCTAACGCTATCTTCCTCCAAATCCCTGCTAAAACGGCGTCGCGTCTCCTCGACGCCGCCCTCAGGATTCAGAAGAATCAGTCCAAGACGAAGCTACCCTCTAACAAAAACAGCTTCGCGCTGCTTGGTTCGTTCTTCAAGAGGCTCACACAACGTGGTGGCAGAACCAGAAGGACTGAAATCGAAGGTAGAAACAATGTTAAGGTTTCTGTTAAGGATCTGTTGAGGTGGGACTCCTCAAACAACAGAAAAAGTTCTACTAGTGTGgaggaaaaattgaaaaaggagAATGGTTTTGTTGTTGAATGTTCTTGTGATGGAAGGGCTAGTAGTGCTGTATGGTCAGAGAAATCGATGGAAATgggtgaagatgaagaagaagaagaaacttcTACTAGCTGTGGTGGTCACTCTTGTGAGAAAGAAAATGCAGTTTGTGATTGCTTTGATGATGATCGTGCCTTCTTCTGTCAAAGCCCTTTTAGATTTGTTCTTCAAAAAAGCCCCTCCGCCTCCTCTGGCCACCGCACACCGGAATTTTCCTCGGCAGCAGCGTCGTCTTCTCGCTGTGGAACACAG GACAAAGAAAATAATGTAGCTAATGGAGTCAACGAATTCCAATCAGAGGAAGAGAAGGAACAGTGCAGCCCAGTATCTATTTTAGAGACACcctttgaagatgatgatgattatgATGGCCATGAAAACGACGAAGAAGATGATGGCTATGATTTGGAGTGTAGCTATGCCAATGTACAAA GAACTAAGCAGCAGTTATTGGACAGGCTTAGTAGATTTGAGAAACTGGCAGAGTTAGATGCAATAGAACTTGAGAAGAGAATGTTAGATCAAGAAGATGAATTTGTAACTTATTCTGAAGAGGATGATGACGGCGAAACATCATGTGAAGAAAAGACCCCGGAAGACCTTAAGAGATTAGTTCATGATCTGAttatggaagaagagagagagctTGGTTCTTCAGAAGACAGGAATATGGTGATGAGAAGAGTTTGCAGGAAGCTGGAATTGTGGAGAGAAGTGGAACCCAACACCATTGATATGATGATGGAAGAGGATTTCTCTAGAGAGGAAAATGGGTGGAAGAAAAATTCAGAGCAGAAAAGAGAGCTAGCTGCGGAAATTGAGCTTGCTATCTTTTGCTTTCTAGTTGATGAAGTTTCAGAGGAACTAGTGTGTTAA